The Polyodon spathula isolate WHYD16114869_AA chromosome 21, ASM1765450v1, whole genome shotgun sequence genome contains the following window.
CTTTTGTGGCATTATTGAGGTCAATCCTAATTAATACTACAATACCAGGCTTGTGCCTGGGATGTGAAGTAGACAGATCCGCCCTGTTGGTAATCCTGATTGATAATTATGTTCCCTGGCACCGAGCAGAGAGATTGCATAAAAATAAATGAGCAGGGCAGAGAGCTATGATTAACACAGTCTGATTGGGAGGCGGATAGCTGTTTAATTAACTGGTTTAGTTGATTTAACAATGAAGCGTTAAATgtatttccagttttatttttaaaattttatattcTTTGTCCAGTATATTAAAATTATAGATATATTAAGTAATAGTAAGTCAAACAAACTAGTTAACAACATTTCAacctaacattttttttactgaatattttactATTGTGTCTTGTATTCCAtagcttttctgttttgtttgtcatagtgttctgtttaatttacactgttaaaatattttaagaacaatagtattttatattaatataaataaatgttatattaagcaaaagaaaacaagtaagattacttttattaaatatgtcttaaatattttaacagtgtaatggaaataagtgttatttcaagcagtaacaaaacagaaatcaaaagATATTTGCAAACACTGCAATCACAAAGACACTGCTcacgcatttttttttatttttttttatcagacctGTCCATGAATCAATGATGCGGGAACATCTTCAGCATTTGGGGGCCCCACCGCCTCTCATCTCTCCCAAACCCCAGCACCCTCCTCCCTCCACCACGCTGTGGAATCCTGCCTCTTTCGTCGACAGCAACCCTGAGCGTCATCGGGCCCATGAGCCTCTGCACCCTGGTCACTATGAGCACGCCCGGCAGGCCCTGTCCCTGGTGAAGGGGGAGAGGCTGTACAGCTCCGAGAAGCTAGACGAGAGTGCCAAGAGGAAGGAGGTGACAGAGAAGTACCAGCCCACCCGGGGGCCAGGCACCCATGAGCAGGGGGGGCATTCCTATGGCACCTTCTTAGCAGAGCTGGAGAAATCTGCACAGACCATCCTGAACCAGCAGAGGGCGTCCCTGTCGCTGCCCAGTCAGTACAGCGAGCTGAGTGCCTCACACAAGGCCGGCTCCTCTCCCTACAGGAACCACCAGGTGGCGTCGCGAGGCCCTGACCCCATGCTGGTCTATGATGAGTTCATGCAGCAGCACCGCAGGCTGGTCAGCAAGCTAgacctggaggagaggaggaggagagaggccAGGGAGAAAGGTGAGGGTGACTGCATGTATCTTTAATCAGTACTGCAGTCTATTGTTGAAGCTGTGCCTAGACCTTTGTTATGAGATGCTATTCTGTATGCTCTGGCTGTAGGTTATTGTGACCTAAGTTTTTTTTATGGAACTGACATGTGCTTATGCCCTTTGCAGGGATATCTGGGTTATAGTGTCATGTTTCACCTTGACACTAATAAACATCTGCTAATTAAGTGTTTTAAATATCTTagattggccagggtgtcctcggctcactgcgcaccagcgacccccgtagtctggctgggcgcctgcaggcttgcctgttagctcaCCGAGAGCTGctttgtcctctgatgctgtagctcttgggtggctgcatggtaagtccgcagtgtgaaaaaaagcggtcggctgacggcaaacgcttcggaggacagcatgtgttcgtcttaaCCTCTCTAGTcggcgcaggggtggtagtggtgagctgagcctaaaaataattggacataacAAACTgggaaaaagtaataaaaaaataataattggcatcgactacattaaaaaataaataaataaaacattgttgggTCTTATCAGGTCCCAGTGATTCAACACCAGCAACAGAAGTGTCTCCTGTCCTGGGTCTGTATAAAGCAGCATGtaaaattttacaattttaattttgCACATTGTCGCTTTAGATTATGCGGTAAAGAAAAACTGGCAGGAAATTAATGCGTGAcatactgatttttatttttaaaatctaagtGTTTAGCTAGTCTTTGCTTATTTAACAAGAAACCAAGCTAAGACTCCGCTTTTCTAATTTAGTTTAGCTTCCCTGTGAGTTCTCCCTCTGTGTCACTTCAGCATGGCTGACTGCGTTTAAGGCCTTCTCATGTATTGTGCCCGGACATGAACCTGCCACCTCGCCTACAGCAGGGTATGGTGTGGTAGCCACCAAGCTGACTCTTCAGAAatgaatgttacttttttttcttctcgctTCCCTGcttaaaagttttatttgttGGCTAATTAAGACAGCTGCTGACAGGATGGAAGCGCAGTTGATGTGCTTTGTTGCCGACACAGCATGGCGAGCAGCTTGTGTTTCTCGCGGGTTGCCTGTCACTTCCCTGCCCCAGCAACGCTTTGTTTTCTCTAATTAGGCTATTACTACGACTTGGATGACTCCTATGATGAAAGCGATGAGGAGGAGGTGCGAGCTCACCTTCAACGAGTCGCCGAGCAGCCGCCACTCAAGCTCGACGAATCCTCCGAGGTATTAACTCATACTTATGttcttgcttatttttttccaaatgctGCTAAAGTACAATAATGATACAACGTGCCATGCACCAGGAGATATGTATGGAACGGTTAGCTGCAGTTAGACGGCCATTGCTGCCCCTGGTCCTAGGATTCTCGTCCCTGTGGTTTCGACCCCAAAAGTGCTGAAAGAAATTTTTACCATTTACTGTTTGCAGACCTGTTTCCATTAGTGGTCCAGCTCTTAGCCTTATTTTAATGCAGGTAAATGGCATTATATGTAGTATATGCCCCCTGAGTGGCTGAGCTAAAATATAAACTCAGCGGGTCACATTTATCAAGGTCAATACTATTTTTTGTGAAAGAACTGGTAAAGGACAGTGGAGGCACATGTCAAGTAATTTTGTTaacagttttaatttatttcaatataaaatggagcaaattgtatttgtatgtaaTATTTTGAGTATAAAAGCTCATACAAGTTCCAAATGTTTACTTCAGCTCCAACTAGTTGGTCATGCTGCCTTGAACATTAAAGATTAGAGTAGACATGGCCTCTTAGTCCCCCATCTTTAACCTCTAAGGCCATGCTGCTTTTCAGTCCTTGAGCGATAACCACCAAACCCTTCCTTCCAGCCCCTtaccaaacacaaaaagcaaCTTCATCCAGTTCTTCACTGGCATGCACATTACAGTTCTTGCTgtgaatgtgtattttttatctgTTCTCCCTCCTTGTAGAAGACTGGCTTCTTGCAGGTGTTTGGTCTGACGACTCGCTCTCACAAGGAGGAGCTGCTGGAGCAGAAAAGGcggaagaggaggaggatgcTGAGAGAACGAAGCCCCTCCCCACCGGCTGTCCAGAATAAGCGGCAGACCCCTCCACCGCCTCCTCTCAGCACGCGCTACACCGCTGACCAGATGAACTGCAGCGCGGAGCTCGAGGAGAAGAAGAGATTCCTCACCATGTTCAGCCTGTCGCACATTAACACCCACCAGAGAAAAGGTAGGGTTGGTGCTTAGTCTGAGGTAAATCTATAAAATGTGTCAATTGCTGAAAGATCTAAGACCTAATTGCTGAAAGATCTAAGGCATTACTCAGATATTTGTGGTTTTATGTGTGACTTCACTAGAAATCAGAACTGCCATTTCTGCAAAGCTACTTAAACAGCAGGATCCCTCCTTCTAATCAGCGAATAAGAACATTAGCCTATCTTAAGATAATTTACTTTAATTAGTAAGACCATTTTACTCCATCCATTTGGTAATGAGCAGTTGTGCAGTGCTTTTAAACAGTAAAGCTTGATCTGTAAGTTACAAATTATGGTACTATTTCTCATTTTCTCAGCATAAGGCTAAAATTGTCTTTTTATCTCACGTAGACAATAAAAAAGTGGTGGAGCTGCTGCAAGCAATAAAACAGAAGAGTGGGACTCTGGATTCCATCAAGCACTCCCCTCACACCCTCTGTAAGAGCCCTGCAGCTCCTTCCACCGGTGAGCCAATATTTCAAATGGGGAATCAACCTGGCTTCTGAGTTTGTTTGTCTATACTGCCAGTAGTATCATCGTAAAGGTCAACTCTAGACTTTGTGAAATTACATTATCAAACCATCTCATTCTAAAACTGAACCGATATTCCTCCAAACTGACTGCAAAAGCTTTACGAGATAGCGAATTAATGGTCAGGCCCAAAATGAACCAAATTATAATTACACATGGGTTTAGTATGGATAGACAATAGAAtagtttataaaacaaataataataatacttttgggTGTCACGTTTTTCAGTGGACCAGACAACATTTCACCCACTCTCAGACTCTGAGATGCTGCCCAGCGCCACAGCAAGCACTCCCTCCCTTCTCGATACCCAGAAAGCCATGGACACTAGCAGGCCAGAGCATCTCCGACTGTCCGAAGTGCCCAGACCAAAGGAAGCAGTGGCAGCCGCAGCAGTACCTACCTTCCCTGGCGGGGATAAGGCCAGGCTGGGTGAGGGCCATGCTGTGAAGAACACCAGCCTCCTGAACAGCATCCGGGCTCAGAATGCACCCAAGGAGGCCCCCCTCAGCCAGAACGGCAGGAGCAAACCCTGGGAGAGCTTCACAGCAGAGGAGTTTGCCCACCAGTTCCATGAGTCAGTGCTGCAGTCCACACAGAAGGCCTTGCAGAAACACCAAGGTAAGTGGCCTGTACAGAACCACAGCACACATTCAGCTGAACCAGAACCCAACACCTTTTTCTTATcaagttttttcttattttgtttttatgtaggaTCCGCAGCAGGGCAGGTAGCCGAGCCAAATCACAAGCTGGACTCTTTGGTCCATTACAACATTCCTGAGCTGCAGTCTTCTGTCAGGGCACCCCATCCGCAGCACAACGGACAGCACAATACCACTGCGGCACGGAATGTGGTGCGGGAGGAAGAGTccgaggaggaagaggagacggaagaggaggaggaggaggaggaagaggacgaAGCTCCTCGACCAAAATGGCAGGGAATCGAAGCCATCTTCGAGGCTTACCAGGAATACATTGATGGTAAGCTGTAATAAATTGGAGTTCAGATATATTGTGATAAggaattaaaatactgtactatcctcaaaaatgaatgttttacatcgggttgatttattattattgttttaatactttttgCAGTTGAAAGCCTAGTTGCCAATTACTGAGCTTGAAGACTTTCTCTGCatgttgcaaaacaaaaaaattccacAGCAAGCCTCAAGTGGCGGTCACACACAACCACTCAATAACTGAAATTGTATAAATGATGTAGCCAACGGCATCTTTGGTTTGGATGCACCTCTGCGCTTCATTGCTACCAGacaatacatacacatttattgCTACAAGCTGTTGTCTGTAGATTTTTGGGGACTCTGAGTGTAAACCAATTTCATACAAACAGGACTAGCTGATGtgggttggacaaaaaaaaaaaaagacgactgCAATATATAGCACATACTTCTGGTAAAATGGGTTTCTAGAAATGCAGACATTAAGTAACAGCTTCACTTTCTGtttaaaactgaagaaaaacagTTCTTGGATGGCTAATCTGCCCTGCTGCTGAAATCCATGTCTGGACTCAGGACTGCCTGTGGTGCTGCAGACATCTCTGCTGATGATGTTAATGAGCGAGGGTGGTTTCCACAGGCTCACAGGCTGTCATTGTCTTGTGTTTCTTCACTTTCACAGAGCACAGTATCGAGCGGCAGGTGCTGCAGACCCAGTGCAGGAGGCTGGAGGCTCATCACTACAATCTCAGTCTAACTGCAGAGCAGCTCTCACACAGCATGGGGGTGAGTTCACTGGCCGCCTCAACAGCACTCCTGCAAACGAAGCAGCCCCAACACTGATTCCATCGCAGGGCAAGACGATAATTAGGATCTCACCTAAATCCAACATGAGAGCACAGCTGTCTCCTACACACGCTCAGTATTGAGGATAGTGAAGTGGTATTTACTTCAGTATCATGTGTTCTGCTCACATTTTGTGAAAGATTATACAGTGATAATGCTTGTGTGTTTGACATTACAATTGGTAAATGTATGTCTTAATGAGTGTGTTTTCTAAcctcttttattttaaatatttttgcctCATTGATTACCAGGAGCTCATGTCCCAGAAACAAAAGCTGGCCTCTGAAAGGGAGAAGCTTCAGGCTGAACTGGACCACTTACGAAAGTGCCTTGCACAACCACAGATGCACTGGTCAAGGGGATACTTCAAGGGATACCCCCCCAGGTGACATCCCTCCTACCCTGGGACCCCAGAGTAGCAAAAGAGAATCTATTTTATTACCTGGATTATTTAAAGAACATTTCCACAGCGAAGGACTGAAGCTACAAGAACTCGTGAATGTGCCATGCATGAGAAAGACACTCCACAACTGAGTATTAACCAGCAGATCTGAACACACCTTTAGTAACAGGAAATACTACAGTTAAGAAAAATCTAATCTCTATGTGAAACTACCTTCTCAAAATGCTTGCATCCAAATGTGTCAACATTCGCCCTGTGTCACATGACATTGAGCCTATTGGATACAAGTATgtcctgcttttttttgttgccatAGTAGCCCAGTAGAAAGAGGCCTAGATGGATTTGGTTCTAGAGGATTAAAACTTGGTACAATGCAACAAAGTAAAAGAAATGGATATATTTGAAAACACTTGAAGACAACCACCCCTAGCTTCTCTCTGGTAAAttaatataatactataatacTTGAGACTTTCATATTCTCCAAATGGGCTTTCCACTGGAAATGCACTAAAGAAACAACTGAAGAATACAATTGAGTTACTGTGTTACAAGCAACATCTTTTGAAGGAATACGTGTGCATTttggaaagattaaaaaaaacaaaaaaaacaggcaatgttttattacaaatcGGCATTTTGGaagtaaaagaagaaaaaaagaggtGCTTCAGCCTTGTAATgtacataaaattaaaataattttgtatgtttttattactttaattattgatatttaaaaaaaaaaaaaaaaaaaagcctgccatttaatatgttaatgctttttggcaaaaaaaaaaaaatgcttttagtgTTTGTACTGCTGCTggtcaggataaaaaaaaaattgtgaagtgttttaaacagaaaacaaaatccttttttttttttttgtggtgcatGAGCTGTCTCACCTCTGTCTGTATTGCACAGGTCAAAGGTTATTGTTAAAGACATGTATTACgaccttccttccttcctcttgCCATTTAATACATTTGAAGAAGTAAACCAAACAAGCCCTTTGTTCGATTCAACAAATCCAGAAGAGCTGACATCTCTACAAATACCTTGCTTCCACAAAACCATGCAAAGTAAGAGAATGTTAGGATAGCATGAGTCTGTTCCCATCTAAACCAAAGCGCTAAAGCATGTGAACTGTACCAGTACTGGGAAACGGCTTTGCTGTCTTGTGCTGCGTTGTCACACCAGCACTGCAGAGGCGCAAATAcagttaactctttcaacaccCCAGACCTTTATACATATCTCAAAACAGCAACTATTTAATTAGTTAACCTAATAGTTATCTTTCTCTCCAGTTAATGCTGAAAGAGTTAATTAATATACTGATGAAACAATCACTTCCATTGAAAACCAACAACAGTAGCACAACATCTTAAACCTGTCATTACCAGTACAGTTCTTACATAGTCAAGATGTGGAAACCAGACTTCACTAAACCCCAGCATCCGAACTAAAAagggcaaggtttttttttttttgttgttgtttttttttttttaattgttacaaaCTGCTGCTTGCCTGTATACCAAAATGTTTCAAATGCATGTTCTGGTTAAATACAGTGACAATTTCAAAAGAGCTGATGAGGTAACCAGGTTAGTTCAGGGGTCGCCTGCTTTTGAAAGCTGATATTTATTAGGCATGCTGCCTGCTGCATGGACTGCTCAGTGACCTTACAGGCACTTAATATTCCATTGGTGAGAAGGGCCCAGACTACACACTGTGCTTA
Protein-coding sequences here:
- the gse1 gene encoding genetic suppressor element 1 isoform X6, translating into MDYTSRERGWKMFKHGMSHEPKSPSLGMISTATRTTATVSPLTPSPLSGSIVPNGSPAANSALSVQSAHSSSFAAALRKLAKQAEEPRGSSISSESSPVSSPATNHSSPASTPKRGPMGPIIVPQGCHSVPSTPPVVTIAPTKTVNGLWRSEGRQAESGSRGSSRDRLGPEHSQQQEKGGPSVPAHLIGNPYAFGLNPNSVVQDPRFQPLNSLPRQVHHVVPPASVPEDYLRGFRPYPTPEDLRMSSMPPLGLDPATAAAYYHPSYLAHPPFSAYRMDDSFCLSALRSPFYPMPAPGSMPPMHPSAVHMHLPGVRYPGELSHSSLSALQSERISERLQMEDELRHREREREREREREREKEREREVEREKEREREREREREKELEREREKEREREREREREKERAREKELQASKALENHYLAELHALRGQPAEDRAKPAERLTPNRPDKAKEPALPAPKPVQPGVHPAPIPSSHLSVPSLISSHSGFLPHAGVPGLVGGPAGALATALLLQRTNEEEKWLARQRKMRQEKEDRQFQVSEFRQQVLEQHLDIGRPPEGDPWSDGHRPVHESMMREHLQHLGAPPPLISPKPQHPPPSTTLWNPASFVDSNPERHRAHEPLHPGHYEHARQALSLVKGERLYSSEKLDESAKRKEVTEKYQPTRGPGTHEQGGHSYGTFLAELEKSAQTILNQQRASLSLPSQYSELSASHKAGSSPYRNHQVASRGPDPMLVYDEFMQQHRRLVSKLDLEERRRREAREKGPSDSTPATEVSPVLGYYYDLDDSYDESDEEEVRAHLQRVAEQPPLKLDESSEKTGFLQVFGLTTRSHKEELLEQKRRKRRRMLRERSPSPPAVQNKRQTPPPPPLSTRYTADQMNCSAELEEKKRFLTMFSLSHINTHQRKDNKKVVELLQAIKQKSGTLDSIKHSPHTLCKSPAAPSTVDQTTFHPLSDSEMLPSATASTPSLLDTQKAMDTSRPEHLRLSEVPRPKEAVAAAAVPTFPGGDKARLGEGHAVKNTSLLNSIRAQNAPKEAPLSQNGRSKPWESFTAEEFAHQFHESVLQSTQKALQKHQGSAAGQVAEPNHKLDSLVHYNIPELQSSVRAPHPQHNGQHNTTAARNVVREEESEEEEETEEEEEEEEEDEAPRPKWQGIEAIFEAYQEYIDEHSIERQVLQTQCRRLEAHHYNLSLTAEQLSHSMGELMSQKQKLASEREKLQAELDHLRKCLAQPQMHWSRGYFKGYPPR
- the gse1 gene encoding genetic suppressor element 1 isoform X7, coding for MFGLKPPIYYLPGMSHEPKSPSLGMISTATRTTATVSPLTPSPLSGSIVPNGSPAANSALSVQSAHSSSFAAALRKLAKQAEEPRGSSISSESSPVSSPATNHSSPASTPKRGPMGPIIVPQGCHSVPSTPPVVTIAPTKTVNGLWRSEGRQAESGSRGSSRDRLGPEHSQQQEKGGPSVPAHLIGNPYAFGLNPNSVVQDPRFQPLNSLPRQVHHVVPPASVPEDYLRGFRPYPTPEDLRMSSMPPLGLDPATAAAYYHPSYLAHPPFSAYRMDDSFCLSALRSPFYPMPAPGSMPPMHPSAVHMHLPGVRYPGELSHSSLSALQSERISERLQMEDELRHREREREREREREREKEREREVEREKEREREREREREKELEREREKEREREREREREKERAREKELQASKALENHYLAELHALRGQPAEDRAKPAERLTPNRPDKAKEPALPAPKPVQPGVHPAPIPSSHLSVPSLISSHSGFLPHAGVPGLVGGPAGALATALLLQRTNEEEKWLARQRKMRQEKEDRQFQVSEFRQQVLEQHLDIGRPPEGDPWSDGHRPVHESMMREHLQHLGAPPPLISPKPQHPPPSTTLWNPASFVDSNPERHRAHEPLHPGHYEHARQALSLVKGERLYSSEKLDESAKRKEVTEKYQPTRGPGTHEQGGHSYGTFLAELEKSAQTILNQQRASLSLPSQYSELSASHKAGSSPYRNHQVASRGPDPMLVYDEFMQQHRRLVSKLDLEERRRREAREKGPSDSTPATEVSPVLGYYYDLDDSYDESDEEEVRAHLQRVAEQPPLKLDESSEKTGFLQVFGLTTRSHKEELLEQKRRKRRRMLRERSPSPPAVQNKRQTPPPPPLSTRYTADQMNCSAELEEKKRFLTMFSLSHINTHQRKDNKKVVELLQAIKQKSGTLDSIKHSPHTLCKSPAAPSTVDQTTFHPLSDSEMLPSATASTPSLLDTQKAMDTSRPEHLRLSEVPRPKEAVAAAAVPTFPGGDKARLGEGHAVKNTSLLNSIRAQNAPKEAPLSQNGRSKPWESFTAEEFAHQFHESVLQSTQKALQKHQGSAAGQVAEPNHKLDSLVHYNIPELQSSVRAPHPQHNGQHNTTAARNVVREEESEEEEETEEEEEEEEEDEAPRPKWQGIEAIFEAYQEYIDEHSIERQVLQTQCRRLEAHHYNLSLTAEQLSHSMGELMSQKQKLASEREKLQAELDHLRKCLAQPQMHWSRGYFKGYPPR
- the gse1 gene encoding genetic suppressor element 1 isoform X9, whose protein sequence is MSHEPKSPSLGMISTATRTTATVSPLTPSPLSGSIVPNGSPAANSALSVQSAHSSSFAAALRKLAKQAEEPRGSSISSESSPVSSPATNHSSPASTPKRGPMGPIIVPQGCHSVPSTPPVVTIAPTKTVNGLWRSEGRQAESGSRGSSRDRLGPEHSQQQEKGGPSVPAHLIGNPYAFGLNPNSVVQDPRFQPLNSLPRQVHHVVPPASVPEDYLRGFRPYPTPEDLRMSSMPPLGLDPATAAAYYHPSYLAHPPFSAYRMDDSFCLSALRSPFYPMPAPGSMPPMHPSAVHMHLPGVRYPGELSHSSLSALQSERISERLQMEDELRHREREREREREREREKEREREVEREKEREREREREREKELEREREKEREREREREREKERAREKELQASKALENHYLAELHALRGQPAEDRAKPAERLTPNRPDKAKEPALPAPKPVQPGVHPAPIPSSHLSVPSLISSHSGFLPHAGVPGLVGGPAGALATALLLQRTNEEEKWLARQRKMRQEKEDRQFQVSEFRQQVLEQHLDIGRPPEGDPWSDGHRPVHESMMREHLQHLGAPPPLISPKPQHPPPSTTLWNPASFVDSNPERHRAHEPLHPGHYEHARQALSLVKGERLYSSEKLDESAKRKEVTEKYQPTRGPGTHEQGGHSYGTFLAELEKSAQTILNQQRASLSLPSQYSELSASHKAGSSPYRNHQVASRGPDPMLVYDEFMQQHRRLVSKLDLEERRRREAREKGPSDSTPATEVSPVLGYYYDLDDSYDESDEEEVRAHLQRVAEQPPLKLDESSEKTGFLQVFGLTTRSHKEELLEQKRRKRRRMLRERSPSPPAVQNKRQTPPPPPLSTRYTADQMNCSAELEEKKRFLTMFSLSHINTHQRKDNKKVVELLQAIKQKSGTLDSIKHSPHTLCKSPAAPSTVDQTTFHPLSDSEMLPSATASTPSLLDTQKAMDTSRPEHLRLSEVPRPKEAVAAAAVPTFPGGDKARLGEGHAVKNTSLLNSIRAQNAPKEAPLSQNGRSKPWESFTAEEFAHQFHESVLQSTQKALQKHQGSAAGQVAEPNHKLDSLVHYNIPELQSSVRAPHPQHNGQHNTTAARNVVREEESEEEEETEEEEEEEEEDEAPRPKWQGIEAIFEAYQEYIDEHSIERQVLQTQCRRLEAHHYNLSLTAEQLSHSMGELMSQKQKLASEREKLQAELDHLRKCLAQPQMHWSRGYFKGYPPR
- the gse1 gene encoding genetic suppressor element 1 isoform X8 yields the protein MYNQFRPVLCSMSHEPKSPSLGMISTATRTTATVSPLTPSPLSGSIVPNGSPAANSALSVQSAHSSSFAAALRKLAKQAEEPRGSSISSESSPVSSPATNHSSPASTPKRGPMGPIIVPQGCHSVPSTPPVVTIAPTKTVNGLWRSEGRQAESGSRGSSRDRLGPEHSQQQEKGGPSVPAHLIGNPYAFGLNPNSVVQDPRFQPLNSLPRQVHHVVPPASVPEDYLRGFRPYPTPEDLRMSSMPPLGLDPATAAAYYHPSYLAHPPFSAYRMDDSFCLSALRSPFYPMPAPGSMPPMHPSAVHMHLPGVRYPGELSHSSLSALQSERISERLQMEDELRHREREREREREREREKEREREVEREKEREREREREREKELEREREKEREREREREREKERAREKELQASKALENHYLAELHALRGQPAEDRAKPAERLTPNRPDKAKEPALPAPKPVQPGVHPAPIPSSHLSVPSLISSHSGFLPHAGVPGLVGGPAGALATALLLQRTNEEEKWLARQRKMRQEKEDRQFQVSEFRQQVLEQHLDIGRPPEGDPWSDGHRPVHESMMREHLQHLGAPPPLISPKPQHPPPSTTLWNPASFVDSNPERHRAHEPLHPGHYEHARQALSLVKGERLYSSEKLDESAKRKEVTEKYQPTRGPGTHEQGGHSYGTFLAELEKSAQTILNQQRASLSLPSQYSELSASHKAGSSPYRNHQVASRGPDPMLVYDEFMQQHRRLVSKLDLEERRRREAREKGPSDSTPATEVSPVLGYYYDLDDSYDESDEEEVRAHLQRVAEQPPLKLDESSEKTGFLQVFGLTTRSHKEELLEQKRRKRRRMLRERSPSPPAVQNKRQTPPPPPLSTRYTADQMNCSAELEEKKRFLTMFSLSHINTHQRKDNKKVVELLQAIKQKSGTLDSIKHSPHTLCKSPAAPSTVDQTTFHPLSDSEMLPSATASTPSLLDTQKAMDTSRPEHLRLSEVPRPKEAVAAAAVPTFPGGDKARLGEGHAVKNTSLLNSIRAQNAPKEAPLSQNGRSKPWESFTAEEFAHQFHESVLQSTQKALQKHQGSAAGQVAEPNHKLDSLVHYNIPELQSSVRAPHPQHNGQHNTTAARNVVREEESEEEEETEEEEEEEEEDEAPRPKWQGIEAIFEAYQEYIDEHSIERQVLQTQCRRLEAHHYNLSLTAEQLSHSMGELMSQKQKLASEREKLQAELDHLRKCLAQPQMHWSRGYFKGYPPR
- the gse1 gene encoding genetic suppressor element 1 isoform X5; this translates as MIVMKAWSSLLQSLSMSHEPKSPSLGMISTATRTTATVSPLTPSPLSGSIVPNGSPAANSALSVQSAHSSSFAAALRKLAKQAEEPRGSSISSESSPVSSPATNHSSPASTPKRGPMGPIIVPQGCHSVPSTPPVVTIAPTKTVNGLWRSEGRQAESGSRGSSRDRLGPEHSQQQEKGGPSVPAHLIGNPYAFGLNPNSVVQDPRFQPLNSLPRQVHHVVPPASVPEDYLRGFRPYPTPEDLRMSSMPPLGLDPATAAAYYHPSYLAHPPFSAYRMDDSFCLSALRSPFYPMPAPGSMPPMHPSAVHMHLPGVRYPGELSHSSLSALQSERISERLQMEDELRHREREREREREREREKEREREVEREKEREREREREREKELEREREKEREREREREREKERAREKELQASKALENHYLAELHALRGQPAEDRAKPAERLTPNRPDKAKEPALPAPKPVQPGVHPAPIPSSHLSVPSLISSHSGFLPHAGVPGLVGGPAGALATALLLQRTNEEEKWLARQRKMRQEKEDRQFQVSEFRQQVLEQHLDIGRPPEGDPWSDGHRPVHESMMREHLQHLGAPPPLISPKPQHPPPSTTLWNPASFVDSNPERHRAHEPLHPGHYEHARQALSLVKGERLYSSEKLDESAKRKEVTEKYQPTRGPGTHEQGGHSYGTFLAELEKSAQTILNQQRASLSLPSQYSELSASHKAGSSPYRNHQVASRGPDPMLVYDEFMQQHRRLVSKLDLEERRRREAREKGPSDSTPATEVSPVLGYYYDLDDSYDESDEEEVRAHLQRVAEQPPLKLDESSEKTGFLQVFGLTTRSHKEELLEQKRRKRRRMLRERSPSPPAVQNKRQTPPPPPLSTRYTADQMNCSAELEEKKRFLTMFSLSHINTHQRKDNKKVVELLQAIKQKSGTLDSIKHSPHTLCKSPAAPSTVDQTTFHPLSDSEMLPSATASTPSLLDTQKAMDTSRPEHLRLSEVPRPKEAVAAAAVPTFPGGDKARLGEGHAVKNTSLLNSIRAQNAPKEAPLSQNGRSKPWESFTAEEFAHQFHESVLQSTQKALQKHQGSAAGQVAEPNHKLDSLVHYNIPELQSSVRAPHPQHNGQHNTTAARNVVREEESEEEEETEEEEEEEEEDEAPRPKWQGIEAIFEAYQEYIDEHSIERQVLQTQCRRLEAHHYNLSLTAEQLSHSMGELMSQKQKLASEREKLQAELDHLRKCLAQPQMHWSRGYFKGYPPR